The Streptomonospora litoralis genome window below encodes:
- the cas6e gene encoding type I-E CRISPR-associated protein Cas6/Cse3/CasE → MYLTRFRINTVLRDARRLLSSPRTMHAAVMNAFPDVLPTDTETPRVLWRVDRNAKAEVFLYIVSPAKPDLTHMVEQAGWKEQPNWQTYDYGPFLERLATGERWAFRLTANPVHSIRRKDGEPTKVTAHVTPRHQAQWLLQRQESAGFRVLEKPEEQRLLPGGDEHELLVHDRRSQAFHKPGQDAKAKGKNRVSLVTATFDGRLEVVDAEALRRTLTQGLGRAKAYGCGLMTLAPAE, encoded by the coding sequence ATGTACCTCACCCGGTTCCGCATCAACACCGTGCTCAGGGATGCGCGCCGGCTGCTGTCGTCGCCGCGGACCATGCATGCGGCGGTCATGAACGCCTTCCCCGACGTACTGCCCACCGACACCGAGACCCCGCGGGTGCTGTGGCGCGTCGACCGCAACGCCAAGGCCGAAGTGTTCCTCTACATCGTCAGCCCCGCCAAACCGGACCTGACCCACATGGTGGAGCAGGCCGGCTGGAAGGAGCAGCCGAACTGGCAGACCTACGACTACGGCCCGTTCCTGGAGCGGCTGGCCACGGGAGAGCGGTGGGCGTTTCGCCTCACCGCCAACCCGGTGCACAGCATCCGCCGCAAAGACGGGGAACCCACCAAGGTCACCGCCCACGTCACCCCGCGTCACCAGGCCCAGTGGCTGCTGCAGCGCCAAGAGTCGGCCGGCTTCCGCGTGCTGGAGAAGCCGGAAGAGCAGCGGCTCCTGCCCGGGGGCGACGAGCACGAGCTCCTCGTGCACGACCGCCGCAGCCAGGCGTTCCACAAGCCCGGACAAGACGCCAAGGCGAAGGGCAAGAACCGCGTCTCCTTGGTCACCGCGACTTTCGACGGGCGGCTGGAGGTCGTCGATGCCGAGGCGCTGCGCCGCACCCTCACCCAGGGGCTGGGCCGGGCCAAGGCTTACGGGTGCGGGCTGATGACACTCGCCCCGGCGGAATGA
- a CDS encoding SAM-dependent methyltransferase, with the protein MTAGDSAGDRLDTSVPHSARVWNYWLGGKDNYAADRVAGAEYARVFPGVTHLARASRAFLARTVGYLAGEVGLRQFLDIGTGLPTADNTHEVAQGLAPESRIVYVDNDPLVLLHAQALLTSTPEGTTDYIEADLRDPENILGRARGILDFSQPVALMLMGILGHVADYTEARSIVQRLVAALPPGSYLVINDGTNVVSEGGAAAQEQYNESGAVPYLQRSPQEIGGFFEGLDPVDPGLVSITQWRPEPNVFGTPPEVDGYGAVARKP; encoded by the coding sequence GTGACTGCAGGCGACTCGGCGGGGGATCGGCTGGACACCTCGGTTCCCCACTCGGCGCGGGTGTGGAACTACTGGCTCGGCGGTAAGGACAACTACGCCGCCGACCGCGTCGCCGGTGCGGAGTATGCCCGCGTCTTCCCCGGCGTCACGCACTTGGCTCGTGCCTCGCGGGCGTTTCTCGCCCGAACTGTGGGCTACCTGGCGGGCGAGGTCGGCCTGCGGCAGTTCCTCGATATCGGTACGGGCCTGCCGACCGCCGACAACACGCACGAGGTCGCCCAAGGGCTCGCGCCGGAGTCACGGATCGTCTACGTCGACAACGACCCGCTGGTGCTCCTGCATGCACAGGCCCTACTCACCAGCACACCGGAGGGGACGACCGACTACATCGAAGCCGATTTGCGCGATCCCGAAAACATTCTCGGTCGGGCCCGCGGCATCCTCGACTTCTCTCAGCCCGTGGCGTTGATGCTGATGGGCATCCTCGGCCACGTCGCCGACTACACCGAAGCCCGTTCCATCGTGCAGCGGCTCGTGGCCGCCCTGCCGCCGGGCAGTTACCTCGTCATCAACGACGGCACCAATGTCGTCAGCGAAGGCGGAGCAGCAGCCCAGGAGCAGTACAACGAAAGCGGGGCGGTCCCCTACCTCCAACGCAGCCCACAGGAGATCGGCGGGTTCTTCGAGGGCTTGGATCCGGTCGATCCGGGCCTGGTCTCGATCACCCAGTGGCGCCCCGAACCAAACGTCTTCGGCACACCTCCCGAGGTCGACGGGTACGGTGCGGTGGCCCGGAAACCCTAG
- the cas1e gene encoding type I-E CRISPR-associated endonuclease Cas1e, with protein MATAGRRSASTPRELTRVADRLSFVYLERCTVHRDANAITAEDGDGTTHIPSATIGTLLLGPGTRVTHQAMSVLGECGAGVVWVGERGVRFYAGGRSLTRSAALVEAQARAWANRVARLEVARAMYRMRFPDEDTAGLTRQQLLGREGKRVKEFYRKDAARVGMRWTGRRYVPGDFDAGDPLNQGVTAAAQCLYGVCHAVVAALGCAPGLGFVHSGHELAFVLDVADLYKTEIGIPVAFDTAAESPEDVGPRTRRALRDRINDTGFLDRCVSDVQGLLLPDGAEGDPADATVDHVGLQTDRGGDVESGRNYADGVIW; from the coding sequence ATGGCCACGGCCGGCAGGCGCAGCGCCTCCACACCCCGCGAGCTGACCCGCGTCGCAGACCGGCTCTCCTTCGTCTACCTGGAGCGGTGCACGGTGCACCGCGACGCCAACGCCATCACCGCCGAGGACGGCGACGGCACCACTCATATCCCCTCGGCCACCATCGGCACCCTGCTGCTGGGCCCCGGCACGCGGGTCACCCACCAGGCCATGAGCGTGCTGGGCGAGTGCGGCGCCGGCGTGGTGTGGGTGGGCGAGCGCGGCGTGCGCTTCTACGCGGGCGGCCGGTCGCTGACCCGCTCGGCCGCACTGGTCGAAGCCCAGGCGCGGGCGTGGGCGAACCGGGTGGCGCGCCTGGAGGTGGCGCGCGCCATGTACCGGATGCGTTTTCCCGACGAGGACACGGCCGGGCTGACCCGCCAGCAGCTCCTGGGCCGGGAAGGCAAGCGGGTCAAGGAGTTCTACCGCAAGGACGCGGCGCGGGTGGGCATGCGCTGGACGGGGCGGCGCTACGTCCCTGGCGACTTCGACGCCGGGGACCCGCTCAACCAGGGGGTGACCGCGGCCGCCCAATGCCTCTACGGCGTCTGCCACGCGGTGGTGGCCGCCCTGGGATGCGCTCCCGGGCTCGGCTTCGTCCACTCCGGCCACGAACTCGCCTTCGTGCTGGACGTGGCCGACCTGTACAAGACCGAGATCGGAATCCCGGTCGCCTTCGACACCGCGGCCGAAAGCCCCGAAGACGTCGGTCCGCGTACCCGCCGCGCCCTGCGGGACCGCATCAACGACACCGGGTTCCTGGACCGCTGCGTGAGTGACGTGCAGGGCCTGCTCCTGCCGGACGGGGCGGAGGGCGACCCGGCCGACGCCACGGTCGACCACGTCGGCCTGCAGACCGACCGCGGCGGCGACGTGGAATCCGGACGCAACTACGCCGACGGAGTCATCTGGTGA
- the cas7e gene encoding type I-E CRISPR-associated protein Cas7/Cse4/CasC, with protein sequence MSRTILDLHVLQTVPPSNINRDDTGAPKTAVYGGARRSRVSSQAWKRATRMAFDDLLDAGELGVRTKRVAELLTERIHKIDTSIEEREAWTLAAETVQAATGSKIEVPKRKADAAKKNGQPDPAPESAYLMFLSARQLDALAELAVEGRADIKAFLKDNKKRAKELADTRHSVDIALFGRMVADGADVNVDAAAQVAHAISVHPVENESDYYTAVDDENPDEETGAGMIGTVEFNSATLYRYAALDVDLLSRNLGEGLREDEPVTEPLRRAVEAFVRGFVESLPTGKVNTFGNHTLPDAVIVKLRRTRPVSFVGAFEEPVALGSGHVREASQRLAEYVGEVEAAYGLADDTETWVLRVGPNTVKLADLGTELPLGELVTAVGTATAERSAPTA encoded by the coding sequence ATGAGCCGCACCATCCTGGACCTGCACGTACTCCAGACCGTGCCGCCCAGCAACATCAACCGCGACGACACCGGCGCCCCCAAGACTGCGGTCTACGGCGGCGCGCGCCGGTCCCGCGTCTCCAGCCAGGCCTGGAAGCGCGCCACCCGCATGGCCTTCGACGACCTCCTCGACGCCGGCGAACTGGGCGTACGCACCAAACGGGTCGCCGAGTTGCTGACCGAGCGCATCCACAAGATCGACACCTCGATCGAGGAGCGCGAAGCCTGGACCCTGGCCGCCGAAACCGTGCAGGCCGCCACCGGCTCCAAGATCGAAGTCCCCAAACGCAAGGCGGATGCGGCCAAGAAGAACGGCCAACCGGACCCGGCCCCCGAGTCCGCCTACCTGATGTTCCTCAGCGCCCGCCAACTCGACGCCTTGGCCGAGCTCGCCGTCGAGGGACGCGCCGACATCAAGGCCTTCCTCAAGGACAACAAGAAGCGCGCCAAGGAACTCGCCGACACCCGGCATTCGGTCGACATCGCCCTGTTCGGCCGCATGGTCGCCGACGGAGCCGACGTCAACGTCGACGCCGCCGCCCAGGTCGCCCACGCCATCAGCGTCCACCCGGTGGAGAACGAGTCCGACTACTACACCGCCGTCGACGACGAGAACCCCGACGAAGAGACCGGCGCGGGCATGATCGGCACGGTGGAGTTCAACTCCGCCACCCTGTACCGCTACGCGGCCCTGGACGTCGACCTGCTGAGCAGGAACCTAGGGGAAGGGCTGCGCGAAGACGAGCCGGTCACCGAGCCGCTGCGCCGCGCCGTGGAGGCCTTCGTGCGCGGGTTCGTGGAGTCCCTACCCACCGGCAAGGTCAACACCTTCGGTAACCACACACTGCCCGACGCGGTGATCGTGAAGCTGCGCCGCACGCGTCCGGTCAGTTTCGTCGGCGCCTTCGAGGAACCGGTCGCGCTGGGCAGCGGCCACGTGCGCGAAGCCAGCCAGCGCCTGGCCGAGTACGTCGGAGAGGTCGAGGCCGCCTACGGCCTCGCCGACGACACCGAGACCTGGGTGCTGCGGGTGGGACCCAACACCGTCAAGCTCGCCGACCTGGGCACCGAGCTCCCCCTGGGCGAGTTGGTCACCGCCGTCGGTACCGCCACGGCCGAGCGGTCGGCCCCCACCGCATGA
- the casB gene encoding type I-E CRISPR-associated protein Cse2/CasB: MTTTAPKHLPDLQWVGAFVDERVREIQNGYLQDRSDAVATLAQLRRGAGKTIAEVPELWGLTLDDRFYKNAPYAPDPGSEHDPAEDAAHVALTLYGVHQQSRREDRMHQRGRDLGGAVRRLMPPGDIDEPVRRRFVQAGTAHDLPALAYRLREIVVLLRRDSVALDYGLLADRIHRFQQLGGRTTVRAAWGRAFHAASAAAVPTDASATADDTTPETDEDHE, encoded by the coding sequence GTGACCACCACAGCCCCCAAGCACCTCCCGGATCTACAGTGGGTCGGCGCCTTCGTCGACGAACGCGTCCGCGAAATCCAGAACGGCTACCTGCAGGACCGCTCCGATGCCGTGGCCACCCTCGCGCAGCTGCGGCGCGGCGCCGGCAAGACCATCGCCGAGGTCCCCGAACTGTGGGGACTGACGCTGGACGACCGCTTCTACAAAAACGCGCCGTATGCGCCCGATCCGGGCAGCGAACACGACCCCGCGGAGGACGCCGCCCACGTCGCCCTGACGCTCTATGGCGTGCACCAGCAGTCGCGCCGCGAGGATCGCATGCACCAGCGCGGACGCGACCTCGGTGGCGCCGTGCGACGGCTCATGCCGCCCGGCGACATCGACGAACCGGTGCGCCGCCGGTTCGTGCAGGCCGGCACCGCCCACGACCTTCCCGCCCTCGCCTACCGGCTGCGCGAAATCGTCGTGCTGCTGCGCCGCGACTCCGTGGCTCTGGACTACGGGCTGCTGGCCGACCGGATCCACCGGTTCCAGCAGCTCGGCGGCCGCACCACGGTCCGCGCGGCATGGGGGCGGGCCTTCCACGCCGCCTCCGCCGCGGCCGTCCCCACCGACGCCTCCGCGACCGCCGACGACACCACCCCCGAGACCGACGAGGACCACGAATGA
- the cas2e gene encoding type I-E CRISPR-associated endoribonuclease Cas2e, which produces MTVIVLTNCPAGLRGFLTRWLLEISPGVFIGGPSARIRDILWAEVREYAGNGRALLAYSTDNEQGYTFETFDHKWHPVDHEGLTLIRRPSEEAAIPPASAPKGWSKASKRRRFGNR; this is translated from the coding sequence GTGACGGTCATCGTCCTCACCAACTGCCCGGCCGGTCTTCGCGGGTTCCTCACCCGCTGGCTGCTGGAGATATCGCCCGGGGTCTTCATCGGCGGCCCCTCCGCACGGATCCGCGACATCCTGTGGGCCGAAGTGCGGGAGTACGCCGGCAACGGGCGTGCGCTGCTCGCCTACAGCACCGACAACGAGCAGGGCTACACGTTCGAGACCTTCGACCACAAATGGCACCCGGTCGACCACGAAGGCCTGACCCTGATCCGGCGCCCCAGCGAGGAAGCGGCCATCCCGCCGGCGTCCGCGCCCAAGGGGTGGAGCAAGGCGTCCAAACGCCGCCGTTTCGGGAACCGGTGA
- the cas3 gene encoding CRISPR-associated helicase Cas3', whose protein sequence is MDSEGSPLPWPGGLSAAARAVWAKHDHDSDGWLPLWRHMADSAAVAERLWDEWVPDQVRRLVSAELPGDADDARRLATWLAAVHDIGKATPAFACQVEGLADRMRSEGLEMPLQKQIPDRRLAPHGLAGQLLLQEWLIERHGWPKPATLQLSVVVGGHHGIPPTQAQIHELTRHRSLLRTRGSDDAWRSVQHDLLDAAAQACGIPGRLNPWRDVKLPQPVQALLTAVVIMADWIASNPELFPYFPGERGSGPERIDAAWQGLNLPRPWAADEPDAEPGAHFAARFDLPTDARIRPVQEAAVAAARDMAAPGLMVLEAPMGEGKTEAALAVAEVFAARSGAGGCFIALPTMATGNAMFPRLLEWLGHLPDTRAGTGAHSVFLAHSKAALNEDFAELMRAGRRSLAGIDRDGGADTWQPRTDAQAASAELVAHHWLRGRKKGMLSSFAVGTIDQLLFAGLKSRHLALRHLALAGKVVVIDEAHAYDTYMNAYLDRVLSWLGAYRVPVVVLSATLPSRRRRELAQAYAGARDDDTGFAGVQAAQAYPLITAVAPGGLPGVSAPEASGRGTAVHVERLDDDLERLSRRLETELEDGGCVLVVRNTVRRVVETAAHLRKRFGDEQVTVAHARFLDPDRADNDAGLLAEYGSPDYVAKHGGTRPRRRIVVASQVAEQSLDVDFDLLVSDLAPIDLLLQRMGRLHRHRRGADQDGRPPRLRRARCLITGVDWDAPVPEADRGSRRVYRTYPLLRSAAALEPYLARTDGTGNALHLPEDISPLVQRAYGDEEIGPPEWGEAMEKARADHEKHQAEQHAKADAFLLNPQARPGRALVGWVEAGVGDADDTRRGKAQVRDTEETLEVLVVQRRSDGRLATVPWLSPDRQGRARGGLELPTDTVPDHRSARIVAACGLRLPPEFSNARTLDRAIAELEEQCVPAWQSKDAYWLAGELILVLDEECRSRLAGFELRYTRSDGLEVHRAE, encoded by the coding sequence ATGGACTCCGAGGGCTCCCCCCTGCCCTGGCCCGGTGGGCTGTCCGCAGCCGCGCGTGCCGTGTGGGCCAAACACGATCACGACTCCGACGGCTGGTTGCCGCTGTGGCGGCATATGGCCGACAGTGCCGCCGTTGCGGAGCGGCTGTGGGATGAATGGGTTCCCGACCAGGTCCGCCGACTGGTGTCGGCCGAACTTCCCGGCGACGCCGATGACGCGCGCCGACTGGCGACGTGGCTGGCCGCGGTCCACGACATCGGCAAGGCGACGCCGGCCTTCGCCTGCCAGGTCGAAGGCCTCGCCGACCGGATGCGCAGCGAAGGTCTGGAGATGCCGCTGCAGAAGCAGATCCCCGATCGCCGCCTCGCCCCGCACGGGTTGGCCGGGCAGTTGCTGCTGCAAGAGTGGCTCATCGAGCGCCACGGGTGGCCCAAACCGGCCACGCTCCAGCTGTCGGTGGTCGTGGGCGGCCACCACGGCATCCCGCCGACCCAGGCGCAGATCCACGAGCTGACACGGCACCGGTCGCTGCTGCGGACCCGCGGCAGCGACGACGCCTGGCGCAGCGTCCAACACGACCTCCTCGACGCCGCCGCGCAGGCCTGCGGCATCCCGGGCCGCCTGAACCCCTGGCGGGATGTGAAGCTGCCGCAACCGGTGCAGGCGCTGCTGACCGCCGTGGTGATCATGGCGGACTGGATCGCCAGCAACCCCGAGTTGTTCCCGTACTTCCCCGGCGAACGCGGTAGCGGCCCTGAGCGCATCGACGCGGCCTGGCAGGGCCTGAATCTGCCGCGCCCCTGGGCCGCGGACGAACCCGACGCCGAGCCCGGCGCCCACTTCGCCGCACGCTTCGACCTGCCGACCGACGCCCGGATCCGCCCCGTGCAGGAAGCCGCGGTGGCCGCCGCCCGCGACATGGCCGCACCGGGACTGATGGTGCTCGAGGCGCCGATGGGGGAGGGCAAAACCGAGGCCGCCCTGGCCGTCGCGGAGGTCTTCGCGGCCCGCTCGGGCGCCGGCGGCTGCTTCATCGCGCTGCCCACGATGGCCACCGGCAACGCCATGTTCCCCCGCCTGCTCGAGTGGCTCGGCCACCTGCCCGACACCCGCGCCGGAACAGGTGCGCACTCCGTGTTCCTCGCCCACTCCAAGGCCGCGCTCAACGAGGACTTCGCCGAGCTGATGCGTGCCGGGCGCCGCTCCCTGGCCGGCATCGACCGCGACGGCGGCGCCGACACATGGCAGCCCCGCACCGACGCCCAGGCCGCCTCAGCCGAGCTGGTCGCCCACCACTGGCTGCGCGGCCGCAAGAAGGGGATGCTGTCCTCCTTCGCCGTCGGCACCATCGACCAGCTGCTCTTCGCCGGACTCAAGAGCCGGCATCTGGCGCTGCGCCACCTCGCCCTGGCGGGCAAGGTCGTGGTGATCGACGAGGCCCACGCCTACGACACCTACATGAACGCCTACCTCGACCGGGTCCTGTCCTGGCTGGGCGCCTACCGGGTGCCGGTCGTGGTGCTCTCGGCCACGCTGCCCTCCCGCAGGCGCCGGGAGCTCGCCCAGGCCTATGCCGGAGCCCGAGACGACGACACCGGATTCGCCGGCGTCCAGGCGGCACAGGCATACCCCCTCATCACCGCCGTCGCCCCGGGCGGCCTCCCCGGGGTGTCGGCGCCCGAGGCCTCCGGCCGAGGCACCGCGGTGCACGTGGAGCGCCTCGACGACGACCTGGAGCGGTTGTCCCGGCGGCTGGAGACCGAGCTCGAGGACGGCGGGTGCGTCCTGGTGGTGCGCAACACCGTGCGCCGCGTCGTGGAGACCGCGGCGCATCTGCGCAAGCGTTTCGGCGACGAACAGGTCACCGTCGCCCACGCCCGCTTCCTGGATCCGGACCGCGCCGACAACGACGCCGGGCTGCTCGCGGAATACGGCTCCCCCGACTACGTCGCGAAACACGGCGGCACCCGGCCCCGGCGGCGGATCGTGGTCGCCAGCCAGGTGGCCGAGCAGTCCCTGGACGTAGACTTCGACCTGCTGGTCAGCGACCTGGCCCCGATCGACCTGCTGCTGCAGCGTATGGGTCGCCTGCACCGCCACCGGCGCGGCGCGGACCAGGACGGGCGCCCGCCGCGGCTGCGCCGGGCCCGCTGCCTGATCACCGGAGTCGACTGGGACGCGCCTGTGCCCGAGGCCGATCGCGGCTCCCGCCGCGTGTACCGCACCTATCCCCTCTTGCGGTCGGCGGCCGCGCTTGAACCTTACCTCGCCCGGACGGACGGGACCGGGAACGCGCTGCACCTGCCCGAGGACATCAGCCCGCTCGTACAACGCGCCTACGGCGACGAGGAGATCGGCCCTCCGGAATGGGGCGAGGCCATGGAGAAGGCGCGCGCCGACCACGAAAAACACCAGGCCGAGCAGCACGCCAAGGCCGACGCGTTCCTGCTCAACCCGCAGGCGCGCCCCGGCCGTGCCTTGGTGGGCTGGGTGGAGGCCGGCGTCGGCGACGCCGACGACACCCGCCGCGGAAAAGCCCAAGTGCGCGACACCGAGGAGACCCTCGAAGTCCTGGTCGTGCAGCGGCGCTCCGACGGCAGACTGGCCACGGTGCCCTGGCTGAGCCCCGACCGCCAGGGCCGTGCCCGCGGCGGGCTGGAGCTGCCCACCGACACCGTTCCCGATCACCGGAGCGCACGCATCGTGGCCGCCTGCGGCCTCCGTCTGCCGCCCGAGTTCTCCAACGCACGCACCCTCGATCGGGCCATCGCCGAACTCGAGGAGCAGTGCGTGCCCGCCTGGCAGAGCAAGGACGCGTACTGGCTCGCCGGCGAGCTGATCCTCGTCCTGGACGAGGAATGTCGTAGCCGCCTGGCAGGCTTCGAACTCCGCTACACCCGGTCCGACGGTCTCGAGGTCCACCGTGCCGAATGA
- the casA gene encoding type I-E CRISPR-associated protein Cse1/CasA — protein MPNEPARPSFDLTTQPWIPVQRLDGTEQELSLHDLLQHTATLRRIVGDVPTQEFALVRLVLAIVHDAVDGPDDPDDWSRYWEDGLPAEVLSAYLDRHRERFDLLHPEAPFFQVADLRTAKDEVFSLDRIVADVPNGDPFFTMRARGVDRLGFAEAARWVVHAHAYDPSGIKSGAVGDPRVKNGKGYPQGVGWAGNLGGVLAEGATLQETLLLNLVAADVDNLRIDADDRPAWRRDPAGAAPAGDTDLAARPTGVRDLYTWQSRRLRLRYDADGVYGALLAYGDPLPARNMHNREPMTAWRRSPAQEKKHSLAQVYLPREHDPARSAWRGLAALVTGRVTGGEQRQEAAAIVRPRILDWVARLVNEGFLEDDHLIRPRLFGAVYGTQQSVIDEILDDGVAMHLVLLHERDDGLGQTAVDAVEDADKAVTVLGDLAQRLAQAAGAEADGPRAAARDLGFAELDGPFRDWLGGIRPGDDPDGKRAEWQLRAHRIVRELGRHLVDQAGDAAWTGRLIETRQTTFWLTAGGADLRFRSDLNKALPMTAPADKEPA, from the coding sequence GTGCCGAATGAACCCGCCCGCCCCTCCTTCGACCTGACCACGCAACCGTGGATCCCCGTGCAGCGGCTCGACGGCACCGAGCAGGAACTGTCGCTGCACGACCTGCTCCAGCACACGGCGACACTGCGCCGGATCGTCGGTGACGTCCCCACCCAGGAGTTCGCCTTGGTGCGGCTCGTTCTAGCGATCGTCCACGACGCCGTCGACGGGCCGGACGACCCCGACGACTGGTCCCGGTACTGGGAGGACGGGCTGCCCGCCGAGGTGCTGTCGGCCTACCTGGACCGCCACCGCGAGCGCTTCGACCTGCTGCACCCCGAGGCACCCTTCTTCCAGGTCGCCGACCTGCGCACGGCCAAGGACGAGGTCTTCTCTCTCGACCGGATCGTGGCCGACGTGCCCAACGGCGACCCGTTCTTCACCATGCGGGCCCGCGGCGTCGACCGGCTCGGCTTCGCCGAGGCCGCCCGTTGGGTCGTTCACGCCCACGCCTACGACCCCTCCGGCATCAAATCCGGCGCGGTGGGCGACCCCCGCGTCAAGAACGGCAAGGGCTACCCCCAGGGTGTGGGATGGGCCGGCAACCTCGGCGGGGTGCTGGCTGAAGGCGCCACACTGCAGGAGACGCTGCTGCTCAACCTCGTCGCCGCCGACGTCGACAACCTCCGCATCGACGCCGACGACCGCCCCGCCTGGCGCCGCGACCCCGCGGGCGCCGCCCCCGCCGGGGACACGGACCTGGCCGCGCGCCCCACGGGAGTCCGCGACCTTTACACCTGGCAGAGCCGCCGCCTGCGCCTCCGCTACGACGCCGACGGGGTCTACGGGGCGCTGCTGGCCTACGGCGACCCGCTGCCGGCACGCAACATGCACAACCGCGAACCGATGACCGCCTGGCGGCGCAGCCCCGCCCAGGAGAAGAAGCACAGCTTGGCCCAGGTGTACCTGCCGCGCGAGCACGACCCCGCCCGCAGCGCCTGGCGCGGCCTGGCGGCCCTGGTCACCGGCCGGGTTACCGGCGGTGAGCAACGCCAGGAGGCCGCGGCGATCGTACGACCGCGCATACTCGACTGGGTCGCGCGCCTGGTCAACGAAGGCTTCCTGGAGGACGACCATCTCATCCGGCCCCGCCTGTTCGGCGCGGTCTACGGCACCCAGCAGTCGGTCATCGACGAGATCCTCGACGACGGCGTCGCCATGCACCTGGTCCTCCTGCACGAGCGCGACGACGGGCTCGGGCAGACCGCGGTCGATGCGGTCGAGGACGCCGACAAGGCCGTGACCGTCCTGGGCGATCTCGCGCAGCGCCTGGCGCAGGCGGCCGGAGCCGAGGCCGACGGCCCGCGCGCGGCAGCACGCGACCTCGGTTTCGCCGAGCTCGACGGCCCGTTCCGCGACTGGCTGGGCGGAATCCGGCCCGGCGACGATCCCGACGGCAAACGCGCCGAATGGCAGCTCCGCGCCCACCGCATCGTCCGCGAGCTCGGCCGGCATCTGGTCGACCAGGCAGGCGACGCGGCCTGGACCGGACGCCTAATCGAAACCAGGCAGACCACTTTCTGGCTCACGGCGGGCGGCGCCGACCTGCGTTTCCGCTCCGACCTGAACAAAGCGCTGCCCATGACCGCCCCGGCAGACAAGGAACCCGCGTGA
- a CDS encoding DUF3566 domain-containing protein encodes MMAPNGPATTVKAAKSTRKAHLSVSRVEPWSVMRFSFVISLVCFIILFVAVVVLYGILSGLGVFDAVTDLIGSLTEGGEGDQLNLNPQEWFSPGRVLGYTGLIGALNIILITSLSTIGAMLYNLAADLVGGIDITLSESE; translated from the coding sequence ATGATGGCGCCGAACGGGCCCGCGACCACTGTCAAGGCCGCCAAGTCCACCCGCAAGGCCCACCTCTCGGTGAGCCGCGTGGAGCCGTGGTCGGTGATGCGGTTCAGCTTCGTCATCTCGCTGGTGTGCTTCATCATCCTGTTCGTCGCCGTGGTGGTGCTCTACGGCATCCTGTCCGGCCTTGGCGTCTTCGACGCGGTCACCGACCTGATCGGATCCCTCACCGAGGGCGGCGAGGGAGACCAGCTCAACCTGAACCCGCAGGAGTGGTTCTCCCCCGGCCGAGTCCTCGGCTACACCGGCCTGATCGGAGCCCTGAACATCATCCTGATCACGTCGCTGTCCACCATCGGCGCCATGCTCTACAACCTCGCGGCCGACCTGGTCGGCGGAATCGACATCACGCTCTCCGAGTCCGAGTAA
- the cas5e gene encoding type I-E CRISPR-associated protein Cas5/CasD translates to MSALMLQLAGPLQAWGSAARFARRTTENAPTKSGVIGLLAAAQGRDRTEDLSDLTALDFGVRIDQPGTRVRDYQTAHHLDTDRSMPVSERFYLADAVFVAAVAGDDALIDRLHDAVRAPVYLPYLGRRSCPPARPIDLGVRAAAGLEDALLAEEWHAAAWYQRKRRTEPTASLTTLVDAAPGDARADSRRDMPLSFDPLHRRYALRGVRIHTVEVANPWARRPAAPDHDPTSLLGGD, encoded by the coding sequence ATGAGTGCCCTGATGCTCCAGCTGGCCGGTCCCCTGCAAGCGTGGGGATCGGCGGCCCGCTTCGCCCGGCGCACCACCGAGAACGCCCCGACCAAGAGCGGAGTGATCGGGCTGCTGGCGGCGGCCCAAGGGCGCGATCGCACCGAGGACCTGTCGGATCTGACCGCACTGGATTTCGGAGTGCGCATCGACCAGCCCGGCACACGCGTGCGCGACTACCAGACCGCCCACCACCTCGACACGGACCGGTCCATGCCCGTCTCCGAGCGGTTCTACCTGGCCGATGCCGTCTTCGTCGCCGCAGTGGCAGGCGACGACGCGCTCATCGACCGGCTCCACGACGCGGTGCGGGCACCGGTCTACCTGCCGTATCTGGGGCGACGCTCCTGCCCGCCGGCACGGCCCATCGACCTGGGGGTCCGAGCCGCTGCCGGGCTCGAGGACGCGCTCCTCGCCGAGGAGTGGCACGCGGCCGCCTGGTACCAGCGAAAACGGCGCACCGAGCCCACCGCCTCCCTGACCACGCTCGTCGACGCGGCCCCGGGTGATGCCCGCGCCGACAGTCGGCGCGATATGCCGCTGAGCTTCGATCCGCTCCATAGGCGCTACGCCCTGCGCGGCGTGCGTATCCACACGGTCGAGGTCGCCAACCCGTGGGCCCGACGCCCGGCGGCCCCCGATCACGATCCGACCAGCCTGCTGGGAGGCGACTGA